cactggcCTCCATAAGCACTACCCAGCCGGATAGTCACCAGTGTGCCAACATAGAGTGTCATCATTGTACCAACCATAAAAATAAACACTTATGTCATCTATGAAGTCAAAATGTTTCCATTATGATATCATTGACAGAAGTCTGGTACTTCAGTCAGTCATAAGTTCGAAGTGATCTTTGACTGTCTCTTGTTTATACTGATAGATACATTCattctgatatttttttttatatttaccTACTTGTTTAAGAGGCACACAAGAGAAGGGGATACTTCAGTAATTATGAGACATGAAGCCCTATGTGGAACACACATAAACCATTATCTTATTAAACCAGATagaggccccttctcaacctctctcctcgatcctccaggctcattcccactgatctaaaactaagactggatagactatcccactgttgccgccccatcattagtttatgtagatcagtgggaacgaggaggACCAAGGCACGAAGAGAGGATAtgtaaaaagacgaatgagaggtgCCCACAGAGGCCAGTTTGTGTGGGCTCCCTCCTACAATGGACCCTGAGTGGCTTCACCTCTGTGCCTCCCCTCGTGTAGCtaaaggaggagagcagagcgccTCCTGCTGGAGATGCTGGTATTGCACTTGGAAGTAGGCGGTATCCTGCAGGGAGGATAAACCGATTCCACATGGACGGCATCATTTGTGGACGATTATGTGCATAATTTGCGTCGTTCATGTGGATAGTCCCAGCAGGAAATTGCAAGCTCAACCACCAATCCACATGGACGACATAATGTGGCCATCAGTAATCTGGCACCCAATTGGCTTGTTTGTGAGAATGTTTGTGAGAGTGGAACCAAGTGAGCACATGTTTACAGATGGTGGCAGCCAGCTGGGATGCTAACTGTCTGAAGctaagctaaccctccaaatcctgaccctgGGGTTTCGCATCGCCTTACAGCCTTACAACCACGTTACAGCTTGCACTTGCACCAGATATGTCCAGAGATGTCCACTCCTTCACAGGGAACTCCTCTCACTGGCACATGACATCTGGCTCCAAATGAGTTCAGGTGAGATTGTGATGTTGTTCTGTACCCAAACCCCCCTTCAGAAATACTCCACCCTcgccagcagggggcgctcAGAGGGCAGATCTGATGAAGAGGACCCTTGGAGGACGACCCTTCTGTGTGACTGACCGGTCCGCCGAGTCAGATGAAGAACTCGTCGGCCTGTAGCGTGTGATTCTGGCCCAGAGACGGACCCGGGTCCCCCCCCGCTGTCCGCTCCTCTGCACTCCGCACGTCACTGCCGGGGCTCGTGCACGCGTCTCCTGGAGACGCCGCCGTGACCTCTGCCCTCTGCCCGGCGCCGGCCGGAGACCCGGGCGCCCACATCCTGCTGATGCCCGCCGCGTGCGGGGGAGCGTGGGGGGGCGCGTGCGGGTCGGGCAGGCAGCGGCTCAGCTCCCTGGCCAGCGTCTCCAACGCCGACGCCCCCACGGCGGCCGGCCTCTCCACCcgcgaggtggaggaggaggtggaggaggaggagggcaccACGGCGCAGCCCGTGTCCACGTTGGTCTccggttcctcctcctcctcctcctcctcctccaggagcaggaaggagagcgaggaggacgaggaggagtggtggtggtggaggtggaggtggtggggttgtGCGGAGCCGGGCGGGTGGGCGGGCGTGGGCACGGGAgcgggggcaggggcagggctgCTACGCTGGGACGAGTAGCAGGAGCTGCCCGGAGGGGTACTGCAGCAGCTGTCCGAACCCACGCtctccccacccccgcccccgcctCCCGTCTGCCGTGGTGCGTACGGCCCAGGCTCGGCGCGCATCCGGCCCACGGTCGCCCGACTCTCTCTCAGCTGCGCCAGCCGGCCGGTGGGGGAGAGGGCGGCGGGCACCGTGGAGCTCCGCGGGATGCCCGCTCGGGAGGCGGGCAGGTTGGCAGGGGTGAGGGGGAAGGCCGACACCAGGGGGCGCTGGGCCTGGACACACCCTTTCACCTGCAGGGACAGACGAGCAGAGCAGGCGGTTAGTGAGGGTCCCCCACTTCactgtgaagcgctttggggGCCTTGAAAACCTAAAACCGTTACataaaatgcagtgtgtgtgtgtgtgtgtgtgtgtgtgtgtgtgtgtgtgtgtgtgtggttacagaGGAAAATAGAGCTGCACAATGAATAGATTTTCAGAATCGCAATTTCATTGCAAAGTGTGCAATTAGTCCTGCAGCATGCCACTCTGTCCCAACAGTTAATCTGGTCACATCTATGATTTTCATAATCATGTTCATTGGTGAccttgtgtgacagacagtgaagCTCACCCATCAGGAGTGCTGTGCTTCCCATGCATTAGGCATAATGCTCCTTTAATCACAAGTGGCTCATCTTAAAGAATCATCTGGAATATTgaactgaagcttgacttttaaAACCTCTCTGCTTCTAACAGGATCTCTACCAATGCAACAGtaagcaacaacaacatcccACTTTTTTAGATGTTTTTAAATGCACAGAGGTCTGGTATCATATGCAGTAACAGAGAGACTCTTTTCCATACACCTTTGTGAACCACTAAATCAGTGGGTCactagtgtacagtacatgctagtGGCTACCCAAGCCTACAGAACACAGGAAGCATCTGGTTAATcattacattattttttaatgaaagGATCAGACAGAGCAGCTGCCCGCAAAGGAAATGTTGATGGAAAAATGGCTTTTTGGAGACAAAGGGCTGGACCTCACGTCCAACGCCCACTCCCCTGTGCACCGCACGGTTCAGTGACCCTTTCCTCTTCATTTGACTCCATCAGTTTGTGTTGGTCGGACATCTAAAAACCTTTTCCTTGGCAAGCTTGATGGCCTGTTTGTATTGGGACTGACAGCCCTCGCTGCTTCAGGAATTCAACCCGGTCCAAGCGGAGGACAAGACCGAGCGAGGCATCCGTACCGTGGCAGGCGGATTCCTCCCGGCGGGAAAAAAACTTTTTCCATGGCTGCTGCGCGGGATAATTACAGAGTGCTCTCCACTCTCCCCCGGCCCACTCAGTCACAGAGAATTTCTCTTGGCGTGTCGGCCCGCTGAGAAAGCCACAATGACTGAGCACGAGCACAGGCACAAGCAGGCcaaccactgcccccccccttctctctctctccgccataacacccccctctcccctccaaaCCCCTTCCCATAAGCCTCAGCGGAGCGACAGACAGAACTGCGGGTTTCCACTACCAGCGCTCCAGGCTTCCGTGCTGAAGTgagacacagagcagagcagagcagagcaggggaggGCAGAGCAGCGCAGCGGTTTCAcatgcactgagagagagagagagagacagagaaagataaatagaaagagaaagagagagagagagagagggaaggagaacgagagagagagaaagagagcaagagaaagaaagagagagggagggagaacgagagagagagagagggagaaagagaacaagagagagagagggagagagagagaaagagaaagagaacgagagagagagagagagagagagagagagagagagagagagggagagggagaacgagagagagagagagaggttggaaAAACACCCCCCACAGAGCCTGGGGTCCACAAACATGAccctgtgtgagagaggaggagagaggaggtgctgtGGTTCTCTGCGCTGTGGTGGAGAGAGGCTCGTCCCCTGACCGTAATCACAGCGCACATTCAGCCTCCTCGCTCAACCAGATGACACAAATCTCTCAACCCAACGCCATCATTCTGCCTACAACTACATAACCAACGTGGAATGTCAATTAGGTAATATAGGGAAAGAATGTCTAGCCACATGTTATGGTTACTGCGGTTACTACTAGAGCCTGCTAGCCAACGATGAGGACATTCTGTAGGTAGGTGCCATGAAAAGACATTTCTTAACTTCCCTCACAGACGCTATACCACAAAAGCAGTAGAAGGGCCAAATATAAAGATACACACAAAAGAGACTGCAGCCCTTATGATGACATGACATGAACAACACACGTGAAATGATGACACATCCACAGCTTATTTTTGTGCAGACGTCCCATTTAGACATCAAAACAGGCTTGGCAAACACTTCCATGGGATGACTAATGATTCATTATGATTGATTTCAGCACTGATTAATGATTAACGTGGATAATGTACAATGTCAAATAGACGACAATACtctaaaaatcatcatttaCAGTTTCTTTGTGATTTATAACTTATAACTGAGTTTAGCCATAGACGAACAGCCCAACGTAAGCATGGCACCCTGACCACCCTGACGACAATACTCTAAAAATCATAATTTACAGTTTCTTTGTGATTTATAACTTATGACTGAGTTTAGCTCTTAGACAAACAGCCCAACGCAAGCATGGCACCCTGACCTGAAAGAGGATCTTGTTGCCGTCCAGGTCCTCGGTCTGCCAGCGGGTGGCGCTGATGGGCGAGCAGGGGTTGGGCAGCAGCGGCACCAGCTGCCCGATCTCGCCGGCGCGGAACTGGAGCACGGCCGAGCCGCAGGGCTGCACGCGGACGCCCGGCTGCAGCTGCTTCAGCGCCAGCTGGAGGGTGACGCCGCGCGACGGGGGCAGCTGCGGCGCGTACTCGCCCCGGTACTCGCGCGCCGGGTGCGGCCCGGGCCCGTCCAGCGTGAACCAGCAGAAGCCGGCCTTCTGCTCCTCGGCCCGGCGGCCCAGCACCGTCTCGTAGAGCCGCACGGCGTCCTCGTAGTTGTCGTAGGCGCTGTGGAGGGTGAGGCGCACCACCTCGCCCCCGCAGTGCACCGGGCGCACCCCCCACACGGGCATCCCCGCGCCCAGGCTGTAGAAGTCACGGCTGGGCAGCAGGTAcggcctacaacacacacatcagaaaaaCACAGCAATTTACTTACACACATTATATTTATACAAATGAATATGGaattttgtacagtatgtatagtcACACTGATTTACATATACCAAATCATTTCATTTATATTATGTGAATAGGAGTGTAGTGACACATGTATACAGGGCACACAAATGATAACGCACAACTTACGCAAGATATGGCATATTTAAATGTGTATATGAATGGTACAACTGCACTATTCAGATCAGCACTTTCCAGACTATTGTGCAGTAGTTCCATAGTACCATTGGACTGTTCAGATACTTCTGAGGACCCCAACCTGTGCTTCTGTTGGGACCACCAGAGTAGAAGGAGTCCCTCAttaaagtgtgcgtgtgtgttcatattgGTCTGAGCACTCattggccccttctcaacctctctcctcgatcctcaatcctcggtcctccggctcgttccccaCTGATCTAAAAAGAACACTGGACTGGAACTATCCCATTgatgccgccccatcattcttttatagatcagtgggaacgaaccGGAGGACATggaaggaaggatagataaaaagacgaatgagaagggcccatggggtggttctcaaactctctcctcgatcctctgCCCTTGAGGCTCgttcactgatctataactaacactgaatagactatcccattgttgccgccccatcattcttcatctagataagtgaggacgaggatcgaggaaggaagggagggtgtataaaagaccaaatgagaggcacccaaagaGTGTGTGGCGTGGAGAGgtgcggggggggggtgcgggggcGGACCTGAGCAGGGCGTTGCTGGGCGTGGTGCTGGACGTGATGTGGATGCCGGCCGAGGCGCGCGGCCCGCCGCTCTCCGTGTGGTGGTACTGCCAGGGCGGGCGCTGCAGGAAGTCCAGCACGCGCAGGATGCGCTCCTCGCCGTACGCCTCGTGCAGGAACAGGGTGATGGCCAGCGCCGGGTAGCCGGCGGACGGGCACAGGTGCGGCCGGGCGTAGCCCCGCAGCGGGCTGGCGCGCTCCGACACGTGGAAGAGGCGCATGCCCGGGCTCACCCACTTGAGCAGGCGGTCCAGCGTGtactgcagcagcagcgagTCGCCAGGGTTGGCCAGCAGGTGCATGGTGACCGGGGGGAGCTCCGGAGACGGCACTGCCATCAGCTCACCTGGGGGGGgcaagggggggcggggggcagaGGGCAGAGCAAGTTAACCAGAGGGCATGCTGATTATAGACTGGGGAATAGAGCTGGTCCAAATTCAAAGTCTGAAGTCTGAGTGGGCATCGATTgtgcttgaatttccccttgggaatcaatgAAGAATATATctatgtgtttttctttttagaaaATTAAGAAAAGTTTTAGATATGATGAATGAAAACTACATGGCTGCATCACACAAGCATCATGACACAAACCTATGGTGATACTAGCATGACACAAACCTATGGTACTATAGTGGTAATGGACATCATAGTAGGAAATACTTCTACTTACCGCAGCTGGATGACAGTTTGCTGTAGTCCGACCTGAGAATTTTagatagaaaaaaaatgtgctttCACAAAACGTCTGTATATCGACATTGGCGATCACTGTTTGTGATCACTGATGCGTTTCCTAACACATGGTAAGGTGATTTCAATTCATTAACCCAACCCCTCGCTTGGTGAGACTGCGTGCCTAAGCTTGGCTTAATATGGTCGCCTCGCCCAAACAGCGTTTCTCCGCTAAACATAAGAGGATGGGGACAAATCGGCTTTCCCCGAGACATTCATTTTCGAAATCAGACGGCACAGCACGTTCGGTTTACCAATGTCATGAACTTCATCTCTGGGCCATACGGTGCTAGCGTTATGTGTTTGACAAACCAAGTCTGGGACATAAATTCAACTTTAATAGGACGCTATCCATTGTACTGTGCCACTGTTCTTTTTAAGCACAACTCCACATGTGAAAACTGAAATCTTCTGAAGGCTATGTGAAAAA
The Sardina pilchardus chromosome 13, fSarPil1.1, whole genome shotgun sequence genome window above contains:
- the LOC134099456 gene encoding protein FAM124B — encoded protein: MLRKAHLFHNRADDENVDSGAETAESDYSKLSSSCGELMAVPSPELPPVTMHLLANPGDSLLLQYTLDRLLKWVSPGMRLFHVSERASPLRGYARPHLCPSAGYPALAITLFLHEAYGEERILRVLDFLQRPPWQYHHTESGGPRASAGIHITSSTTPSNALLRPYLLPSRDFYSLGAGMPVWGVRPVHCGGEVVRLTLHSAYDNYEDAVRLYETVLGRRAEEQKAGFCWFTLDGPGPHPAREYRGEYAPQLPPSRGVTLQLALKQLQPGVRVQPCGSAVLQFRAGEIGQLVPLLPNPCSPISATRWQTEDLDGNKILFQVRVPCLRWAVCLRAKLSHKL